From Candidatus Rhabdochlamydia sp. T3358, a single genomic window includes:
- the sctV gene encoding type III secretion system export apparatus subunit SctV translates to MRDLLNRITRALSSQRALNIINSSSDIILALFIIMLIMVIIIPVSPNMLDNLIAINLAVSITVLMVALYIPKAVNLSIFPSLLLITTLFRLGIEISATKQILLHGYAGHIIYTFGNFVVGGNFVVGGIVFLIITIVQFIVVTKGAERVAEVAARFTLDAMPGKQMSIDADMRSGVIDANQARELRLAISKESQMYGAMDGAMKFVKGDVIAGIVIALINIIGGLIIGVAMRNMTALQAAKTYTLLSIGGGLIAQIPSLLISLTAGIVTTRVSSEKKDSHLGKEISTQLLGQPKAIMIASAVIFLMGLIKGFPTLIFIIISLSLGTVGFVVWYNANKATAKAQGGISTAKMDTDVEGHSMIRGGTDDYALTLPIVLEVGKSLSTVIRKEKQGSTFVEDMIPKMRLALYQDLGVRFPGVHVRTDSPTLESDEYAIYLNEVPTVRGKIVENALLTTENPETLRRYNIAFSTTKNSIGQPSVWVENRYQEVLKKAGIKFWRPLDVMILHLSYFYRQHAADFLGIQEMRGILEFIEKSYPDLVKEVTRLVPLQKLTEIFKRLIQEQISIRDLRTILEALAEWAQSEKDTVLLTEYVRSSLKRYISFKYSQGQSILSVYSLDPEIEDMVRGAIKQTSAGSYLALDPDSVQLILQAMRNVITPVPVGGQPPVLLTAIDVRRFVRKLIEGEFPDMAVISYQEIVPEIRVQPLGRVQLS, encoded by the coding sequence ATGAGAGATTTGCTAAATAGAATTACGCGCGCCTTAAGTAGCCAAAGAGCTTTAAATATCATTAATTCATCCAGTGATATTATTTTAGCTCTTTTCATCATCATGTTAATCATGGTGATCATTATCCCTGTTTCCCCAAACATGCTAGATAACTTAATTGCTATCAATTTAGCTGTTTCTATCACTGTATTGATGGTCGCTCTCTATATTCCTAAGGCGGTAAATCTTTCGATCTTCCCCTCTTTGTTGCTGATTACTACCTTATTTCGTTTGGGGATAGAGATCTCTGCAACCAAGCAAATTTTGCTCCATGGATATGCAGGACACATCATTTATACCTTTGGAAACTTCGTTGTTGGAGGAAACTTCGTTGTTGGAGGAATTGTTTTCTTAATCATTACCATTGTACAGTTCATCGTTGTAACCAAAGGTGCTGAGAGAGTCGCTGAAGTTGCCGCTAGATTCACTTTAGATGCGATGCCTGGAAAACAGATGAGCATTGACGCAGATATGAGAAGCGGTGTCATTGATGCTAATCAAGCAAGAGAGCTGCGTTTAGCCATCTCTAAAGAGAGCCAGATGTATGGAGCTATGGACGGAGCGATGAAATTCGTTAAGGGAGATGTTATTGCAGGGATTGTCATTGCATTAATCAACATCATCGGAGGCTTGATTATCGGGGTTGCGATGCGCAATATGACAGCTCTTCAAGCAGCTAAAACCTATACTCTTCTTTCTATAGGCGGTGGTTTAATCGCACAAATTCCCTCACTGCTTATCTCTTTGACAGCCGGTATCGTAACAACTCGTGTTTCTTCAGAGAAAAAAGATTCTCATTTAGGAAAAGAAATCTCCACGCAGCTGCTCGGCCAACCTAAAGCCATCATGATTGCTTCTGCAGTTATCTTCCTAATGGGATTGATTAAAGGCTTTCCCACGCTGATCTTTATCATCATTTCCCTTTCGTTAGGTACAGTTGGTTTTGTGGTCTGGTATAACGCTAATAAAGCCACTGCTAAGGCCCAAGGTGGCATTTCTACAGCAAAGATGGATACCGATGTAGAAGGGCATTCTATGATCCGAGGAGGAACAGATGATTATGCATTGACCCTTCCGATTGTTTTAGAGGTAGGTAAATCTCTTTCTACTGTGATTCGCAAAGAGAAACAAGGCTCTACTTTTGTAGAGGATATGATTCCTAAAATGCGCCTTGCTCTTTATCAAGACTTAGGGGTGCGTTTTCCCGGAGTACATGTACGTACTGACTCACCAACTTTAGAATCTGATGAATACGCTATCTATTTAAATGAAGTGCCAACCGTTAGAGGTAAAATTGTAGAAAATGCACTTTTAACAACGGAAAATCCAGAAACACTGCGCCGTTATAATATTGCCTTTAGCACAACCAAAAACTCGATTGGTCAGCCATCTGTTTGGGTCGAAAATCGCTACCAAGAAGTTTTAAAGAAGGCGGGTATTAAATTTTGGAGACCCTTAGATGTGATGATCCTGCATCTTTCTTATTTTTATCGCCAACATGCAGCAGACTTTTTAGGAATTCAAGAGATGCGAGGTATTTTAGAATTCATTGAAAAATCTTATCCCGATCTAGTTAAAGAAGTAACACGCTTGGTTCCTCTACAAAAACTGACTGAAATTTTCAAACGCCTGATTCAAGAACAGATCTCCATTCGCGATCTACGCACTATTTTAGAAGCCTTAGCAGAATGGGCCCAATCAGAAAAAGATACCGTCTTGCTGACTGAATACGTTAGATCTTCTTTAAAACGCTATATCAGTTTCAAATACTCTCAAGGGCAATCCATCCTATCTGTTTATTCATTAGATCCAGAGATTGAAGATATGGTTAGAGGAGCTATCAAACAAACCTCAGCAGGATCTTATTTAGCACTCGATCCTGACTCCGTACAGCTCATTTTACAAGCGATGCGCAATGTAATTACACCGGTTCCTGTGGGAGGACAACCACCTGTATTACTGACTGCTATTGATGTAAGAAGATTTGTGCGCAAATTAATCGAAGGAGAATTTCCCGATATGGCAGTCATTTCCTATCAAGAAATTGTACCTGAAATCCGTGTCCAACCTTTAGGTCGGGTTCAACTTTCATAG
- a CDS encoding HrpJ domain-containing protein: MADPNHIDGVSRSDASKAQKAAEAELARQKADIIQEASEDLQEWTEEGTFLSGFMRKAQSLETRIRRSPKEERAEKKEQVREIEQIEEISEEFQQRNPELQARSLRLLRSRLQEEDTSEDIQRKVAEIYPDHFLADEALDFVLRTSTGELSKQAALAREQLNNFYSREIKAGKNIAGQVLEFSIQGLETSIGLRALYREITGNPRDCNTLFNTLLSMFKYDKMKLVIAFILHSLGSDLKSKGSSIDRGELHNLLTEARKLQAILGIFRFFESRMSFIATEFKRQGLTLSDLLTFEELAKQFMEILQDRYPSGDKILQQYLKKWMLAITGDITLLSLYHRGLRETSGRLYRNNQHRQELSNAMVDGLEDLYDQLEDEEEES; this comes from the coding sequence ATGGCAGATCCAAATCATATTGATGGTGTTTCTCGTAGCGATGCTTCTAAAGCGCAAAAAGCAGCTGAAGCTGAACTAGCTAGGCAAAAAGCAGATATTATACAAGAGGCTAGTGAAGATTTACAAGAATGGACGGAAGAAGGTACTTTCCTATCAGGTTTCATGAGAAAAGCACAAAGCTTAGAGACACGGATAAGAAGATCTCCTAAAGAAGAACGCGCAGAAAAAAAAGAGCAAGTTAGAGAAATAGAGCAAATCGAAGAGATCAGTGAGGAATTTCAGCAAAGAAATCCAGAACTGCAAGCAAGATCTCTTAGACTTTTACGCTCAAGGCTGCAAGAAGAAGACACTTCTGAGGATATACAGAGAAAAGTTGCAGAAATTTATCCCGATCATTTCTTAGCTGATGAAGCTTTGGACTTTGTTCTTCGAACATCTACAGGAGAGCTGTCTAAGCAAGCAGCACTTGCTAGAGAACAATTAAATAATTTCTACAGTCGGGAAATTAAAGCTGGGAAAAACATAGCAGGGCAAGTATTAGAATTTTCTATACAAGGCCTAGAAACTTCGATTGGGCTGCGTGCTCTATATCGAGAAATCACAGGAAATCCCAGAGATTGCAATACTCTTTTTAATACTCTTTTATCCATGTTTAAATATGATAAAATGAAACTGGTCATCGCCTTTATTCTACACTCATTAGGTAGTGACCTAAAGTCAAAAGGCTCTTCTATTGATCGTGGAGAGCTGCATAATTTACTCACGGAAGCGCGTAAACTACAAGCCATTTTAGGGATTTTTCGGTTTTTTGAATCTCGTATGTCCTTTATTGCTACTGAATTTAAACGCCAGGGGCTTACCCTATCGGATTTACTGACCTTTGAAGAGCTAGCTAAACAATTTATGGAGATTCTGCAAGATCGTTATCCTTCAGGGGATAAAATTCTTCAGCAGTATCTCAAAAAATGGATGTTAGCCATTACAGGAGATATCACCTTGCTCTCTTTATATCACAGAGGTCTTAGAGAAACGAGCGGAAGATTGTATAGAAACAACCAACATAGACAAGAGCTTAGCAATGCTATGGTCGATGGGCTAGAAGATCTTTATGACCAGTTAGAAGATGAGGAAGAAGAATCATGA
- a CDS encoding CesT family type III secretion system chaperone, with the protein MMDPFAQLLNDLSLLLDTHLSPDKRGACKLNIEDTLHVQLEPDANREKLLFFSFLSEIPPGKFRENVLRDALKTNADLSTPGTLGFSERNNQLVLFANLNFHPLTAKEVLDFLHLFMAKAQAWKQAIATGQTSNLSPETIQKPLSPFDLKP; encoded by the coding sequence ATGATGGATCCATTTGCTCAACTGTTAAATGATTTAAGTCTATTATTGGATACGCACCTTTCTCCTGATAAACGAGGGGCCTGCAAGCTCAATATAGAGGATACCTTGCATGTGCAGCTAGAGCCTGATGCTAACCGAGAAAAACTCCTCTTCTTTAGCTTCCTCTCTGAAATCCCTCCTGGGAAGTTTCGTGAAAATGTCTTAAGAGATGCTCTAAAAACCAATGCAGATCTTAGCACACCTGGAACACTTGGATTTTCTGAGCGTAACAATCAATTGGTTTTATTTGCTAACCTTAATTTCCATCCTTTAACAGCAAAAGAGGTTCTGGATTTTCTTCATCTATTTATGGCAAAAGCCCAAGCTTGGAAACAAGCCATTGCAACTGGTCAGACTAGTAATCTTTCTCCTGAGACCATACAAAAACCATTAAGCCCCTTTGATCTAAAACCTTAA
- a CDS encoding 4-alpha-glucanotransferase: MNPLSSITGKQWEKVAVKHHHGINLPLSALHSAQSCGIGEFFDLIPMIDWCKQMGFDVIQLLPLNTTDNDPSPYNPNSSCALSFIYLSLYALPLMEKIPDLKEKLADFRKFNLSPKVPHADVLAHKLLWLRAYFDAVGTEMTNSPAFLQFCEENHWVQSYALFKILKDQLGNTPCATWPQELQFLSKEKREELLLKHRLEILFYSLLQFLCYEQLKKVKAHADECHVFLMGDIPILISKESVDVWQYPEYFDLNFAAGAPPDIFNPEGQYWGFPLFRWDALRKNQFDWWIKRLKFAENFFSIFRIDHVLGFFRIWAIPLNHPAQEGYFIPANEAQASIQGQEMLKTLISNTTMLPIAEDLGVVASFIRPCLEELGICGTKVLRWERRWEEDGSFIPFEEYTPISLTTVSTHDSETLTLWWQECPEEAKLFAEAKNWTYSPILSQKQRLEVLWDSHHTPSLFHINLLQEYLSLFPSLSWDNPSEDRINIPGKVLSTNWTFRFRPSVETLISHQGLSSILQNLAFSTAPPTEVL; the protein is encoded by the coding sequence ATGAATCCTCTCTCTTCTATTACAGGTAAGCAATGGGAAAAAGTTGCTGTTAAACACCACCACGGAATCAATCTACCCCTATCAGCCTTACATAGTGCACAAAGCTGCGGGATTGGTGAGTTTTTTGATCTGATTCCTATGATTGATTGGTGTAAACAGATGGGATTTGATGTGATTCAGCTACTTCCCTTAAATACCACGGATAATGATCCCAGCCCCTATAACCCCAATTCCTCCTGTGCTTTGAGCTTTATCTATCTCTCCTTATATGCCCTTCCGCTTATGGAAAAAATCCCAGACCTCAAAGAGAAACTCGCAGACTTTCGTAAATTTAATTTAAGTCCTAAGGTACCTCACGCAGATGTATTAGCTCATAAATTACTTTGGCTACGCGCTTATTTTGATGCGGTGGGAACTGAAATGACAAATAGTCCTGCATTCTTGCAATTCTGCGAAGAAAATCACTGGGTACAATCTTATGCTCTATTTAAAATCTTAAAAGATCAACTAGGCAATACCCCTTGTGCTACTTGGCCACAAGAATTGCAGTTTCTATCTAAAGAAAAACGAGAAGAATTACTCCTCAAGCATCGCTTAGAAATACTTTTTTATAGTCTTCTACAGTTTCTCTGTTATGAGCAATTGAAAAAAGTAAAAGCCCATGCAGATGAATGTCATGTTTTTCTGATGGGAGATATTCCTATTTTAATTAGTAAAGAAAGCGTTGATGTATGGCAATATCCAGAGTATTTTGATCTTAATTTTGCAGCAGGAGCTCCGCCTGATATATTTAATCCAGAAGGACAATATTGGGGGTTCCCTCTTTTTCGCTGGGATGCATTGCGTAAAAACCAGTTTGATTGGTGGATAAAACGGTTGAAGTTTGCGGAAAATTTTTTTAGTATTTTCCGCATTGATCATGTTTTAGGATTTTTTCGCATTTGGGCTATCCCTTTAAACCACCCTGCTCAAGAGGGGTATTTTATTCCTGCAAATGAAGCTCAAGCTTCTATACAAGGGCAAGAAATGCTCAAAACCCTTATTTCAAATACGACAATGCTCCCTATTGCAGAGGATTTAGGAGTTGTAGCTAGTTTTATACGCCCTTGCTTAGAAGAGTTAGGCATTTGCGGTACTAAAGTCCTGCGTTGGGAGAGAAGATGGGAAGAAGATGGCAGCTTTATTCCCTTTGAAGAATATACCCCCATCAGCTTAACCACCGTTTCTACTCATGATTCAGAAACGCTCACATTATGGTGGCAAGAATGCCCCGAAGAAGCAAAGCTATTTGCAGAGGCAAAAAACTGGACGTATTCTCCTATCTTATCACAAAAGCAACGCTTAGAGGTCTTATGGGATAGTCACCACACTCCTAGTCTATTTCATATCAATTTACTACAAGAATATTTAAGTCTATTTCCTTCTTTAAGCTGGGATAACCCATCAGAGGATCGCATCAATATCCCTGGCAAAGTGTTATCTACAAACTGGACTTTTCGCTTTCGTCCTTCTGTAGAGACACTGATCTCTCATCAAGGACTTAGCTCTATCCTGCAAAATTTAGCATTTTCTACAGCTCCTCCCACAGAGGTTCTATGA
- a CDS encoding transglutaminase family protein has translation MKILLLFFLIIGFYGHTNQLKALYNSLDPKSVMQHVAFYELYSDSKEGQAALNHAWQLLSQGTLHQQNTPLPTLDLKEIISLITRQSFEPNVMLNQEQLQLIQAIAHNLANRKKKGVSLTCKEDVLKTPSEEIDLARALLIFQSDTENLEYIKQYETMLDLMALQILTRLFPDSSDLEKIRALNDFIFQQMQFRFPPHSLYAHDIDLYTFLPSVLDNRQGVCLGVSILYLCLAQRLDLNLNIITPPGHIYLSYPDKERVINIETTSRGIDLPSEDYLGINNRSLQKRTIKEVIGLAFINQASVFWQKDDYQQAINLYKKAQLFLPQDPLLKMFLGINYLLIGEKAQGKKILQEIRNLTFEESVSAETIPEDYLKKRIDAEGIRAVFLNVDETRDSIIHKQKTLKEVLKRFPKYRAGIFQLATTWLQLNRSMEAMQTLETYYALDPTNATVAYYLTILSLQRLDFNRAWKYWHQANRLTQERNHRPKVLKELHVHLKRLCPDPL, from the coding sequence ATGAAAATCCTCTTACTTTTTTTTCTTATCATTGGTTTCTATGGACATACCAATCAACTTAAAGCACTGTATAATAGCCTAGATCCTAAATCTGTCATGCAGCATGTGGCTTTTTATGAGCTCTACTCAGATTCTAAAGAAGGACAAGCAGCGCTCAACCATGCTTGGCAACTCTTAAGTCAAGGAACACTTCATCAACAAAATACGCCATTACCTACTCTTGATCTCAAGGAAATTATCTCTCTGATTACCAGACAATCCTTTGAACCAAATGTAATGCTCAATCAAGAACAACTTCAGCTGATTCAAGCAATCGCCCATAATTTAGCCAACCGCAAAAAAAAAGGTGTATCTCTTACCTGTAAAGAAGATGTTCTTAAAACCCCTTCAGAAGAAATAGATCTGGCACGAGCATTGTTGATTTTTCAATCCGACACGGAAAATCTGGAGTATATTAAACAATATGAAACCATGTTAGACCTAATGGCTCTTCAGATTTTAACACGCCTCTTTCCTGATTCTTCTGATCTAGAAAAGATCCGCGCCTTAAATGACTTTATCTTTCAACAAATGCAATTTCGCTTTCCTCCCCATTCTTTATATGCACACGATATCGATCTGTATACTTTTCTACCTTCTGTGCTAGATAACCGCCAAGGGGTGTGCTTAGGGGTTTCTATCCTCTATTTATGTTTAGCCCAAAGGTTGGATCTCAACTTAAACATTATTACTCCACCCGGCCATATCTACCTAAGCTATCCTGATAAAGAACGTGTAATTAATATTGAAACAACTTCTAGAGGTATTGATCTACCTTCCGAAGATTATCTAGGAATTAATAATCGTAGTTTGCAAAAACGCACGATTAAAGAAGTGATCGGCTTAGCTTTTATCAACCAAGCATCTGTATTCTGGCAAAAAGATGATTATCAACAAGCCATAAATCTATATAAAAAAGCCCAATTATTTTTACCTCAAGATCCCCTACTTAAAATGTTTTTAGGAATCAACTATCTATTAATAGGAGAAAAAGCGCAGGGAAAAAAAATATTACAAGAGATTCGAAACCTGACTTTTGAAGAATCTGTATCAGCTGAAACAATTCCAGAAGATTACTTAAAAAAAAGAATAGATGCAGAAGGTATTCGCGCTGTATTTTTAAACGTTGATGAAACTAGAGACTCCATTATACACAAACAAAAAACCTTAAAAGAAGTACTAAAGCGTTTCCCTAAATATCGCGCTGGAATTTTTCAATTAGCCACTACCTGGCTACAACTCAATCGTTCAATGGAGGCTATGCAAACGCTAGAGACCTATTATGCATTAGACCCCACCAATGCCACCGTTGCCTATTATTTAACCATCCTATCCCTACAACGCCTTGATTTTAATCGTGCTTGGAAATACTGGCACCAAGCCAATAGACTTACCCAAGAAAGAAATCATCGCCCTAAAGTGCTTAAAGAACTACACGTTCATTTAAAAAGACTTTGTCCAGACCCTCTATAA